Below is a window of Conger conger chromosome 16, fConCon1.1, whole genome shotgun sequence DNA.
gggtgagtgtgtgtgtctgtgtgtctgtctgtctgtctgtctgcctgtgtgtctgtcgtgAGTAATGTATATATgtgatatgtgtatatatgtgtgtgtttataaatgtgtgaatgTAATTGTATGTGTAGTTGTCTATGTATACATATCTACATGGCTGTGAGTGCATATgaatatgtgtttgtatttaaatgtgCGTGTCTCCTCTCCAGGTATCACCCCTCTGTGCCACAGTCTGTTTGCTCTGTATagcccctcctcctgctgctggtACAGCCCCAACCACACATTCAACCCAGAGACCAGCCTTGTCCTGCACTTCCGCATgaggttagtgtgtgtgtgtgagtatgtgcttgtgtgtgtgcgtctgcgtgtgtgcgagagtgtgcttctgtgtgtcagtgtgtgagtgtccttctgtgtgcgagtgtgtgtgagcttctgTGTGTCAGCGTCCTTCTGTGCTCCTGCAGGTTCTACTTCAGGAACTGGCATGGCATGAGTGACAAGGAGCCGGTCGTGCACCGCCACGCCCTTTACACCGCTGGCCGGCCGAACCCTGTCACTGCGGACACAGGGCATGGAGGCACGCCCCTCCTGGAGCAGCCTTCCCTCGAGTACCTGTTCGCTCAGGTGGGtcacagtgcgtgtgtgcgcgtgtgcgcgtgtgcgcgtgtgtgcgtgtgtgcgcgtgtgtgcatgcctgtgtgagcCACTTCCAAGGTATGACGGTAGAGAAatttgactgtgtttgtgtgcctttcAGTCTAAGTTTGACTTTGTGAACGACGTCGCCCCCCTGCCGGAGGCTCGTGGGGAGGAGCTGAGCCGCTTTAAGAATGAGAGTTTGGGCATGGCCGTCCTGCACCTGTCTCATGAGGCACTGCTGTCTGGATGCACGCTCCAGGAAGTGGCCAAAAAGATCAGGTAACCACTTCCTGCTTCTGGAGAAAGCTCGATGTAGTGAACCATACTGTGACTACTGGCTAGTAGAATTTGCAGTTGATAAATGTTTTCATAGTTTTTATTGATTATACTTGTGAGTTTGTTTGTGCATGAAAgattgtttgtgtgagtgtgcctcttttaatgtgtgtctgtgagtgagtgcatatgtatgtgtgagatggTCTGTGCATGATGTACCctatactgtgtgtgagtgtgtagtgaaTGTGTACACGTTCTCTTGTGTACAGTCTAAGCAGATAtgttacagctgcagaagaccaataagtctaaaaagtgtgtgtgtgtgtgtgtgttatatatatatatatatgtatgtgtgtgtctatatgcgTGTGtctacatatgtgtgtatgttatatatatatatgtatgtgtgtgtgtgtgtgactatctctgtgtctctgcagctTCCAGCAGTGCATCCCGAGGTCGTTGGAGCAGCTGTTGACCCAGGACAGCTGGCTGACGCGGCTGCGTATCCGCCGCGTGTTCGGCCAGTTCGTGCGGAGCTTCCAGCAGCACACGGTGAGCGCAGGCCGCCTCGGCCTGCAGGACCTGATGTACAAGTACCTGTCCACCCTGGAGCACCTGGCCCCCGGCTTCGGCTCCGAGACCTTCCCCCTCGCGCACCTGAGCCTGCAGTCCGAGTGGGGCGGCAACAGCGCTTACCTCAGCGCGCCACCCAGCACCCCGCCCACCGCCGTCATCACTCACCAGGTCCTGGTGTCGGGGACCGGCGGCATCCAGTGGAGGGAGGTGCCCCAGCCCGAGGCCCCggctgtgagtgtctgtctgcttCTGTCGACGAACGACACGCCGATTTGTTTCACTATTACTGGCATACATAATCAGTCCAAAGGAAGGCACTTTCTATAGCCGCGACAAGTGTAGCCCATAGAGACACTAATGGGTCATAGTCTGCCTTATgtataatgaaaatatattattccaccggacatacacacacacacacatatactcacatactcacatgcacaccctGCTGGACAAAAAAcctagctcaagctaggttttgaaacagctggtagctagttgaccagttctgaccagctctcagctcgagtttttagtctgtgtttaATCTCTGTGTTTAATATGTCCAATACTGAACTTTGTGTGTGCGGACGTgcttatgcgtgtgtgtgtgtgttcccaagGCCCAGGAAAACGGCTCTGTCGGTAAAGGAAACCGAAGGGCAAGAAAACGGGCTAAGCCCCTCCCCCCGCAGCAGGAGGGCGACGCGCCAATCAACTGGAACTCCTTCTGCGACTTCCCGAGCATCTACCACATCCGCATCGCTGGATCCCGCGTCTGCGTCACCCTGCAGGACAACCTGTCCATGGTAACCGCCGTCTGCCCGCGCTGCGTCTTTAAACCGTACGAAGCGCTGTATTTCAAATGGTCTTTTTAACAGCCCTGAAATTATGTTCAAACTCTGTAAAAGTCTGTTTGAAATTTTTGGTTTTAAACTTTCAGTTTAAGCTCTGTGTTTACACTGTGTTGGTGCAGGACATGTGCCTGGGCTCCAGTCTGCAGGCCCGCTCCTTTGTCTCTCTGGTTGACGGGTATTTTCGCCTGACGGCTGTCCCTCATCACTACCTCTGTCATGAGGTGGCCCCGCCTAGAGTAGTGCTGAGTGCGAACAACGGCCTGTACGGACCCATGCGGTGTGTAACAGGCACCATACAACCACTCAACACTATACGCCGCAGAGCATAtactacatacacacgcagTAGAATATAGACTACATGCACTACTATTCCTAATTTTAAGTAGGTACATCTCTCTCGGTTTCTCCCTCTTATTCTCTTTacttctgtctctgtctctcagggagGACTTTGCCCTTCAGAGGCTGAGGAAAGAAAGTGGAGAGTCGGGGGTGTTTCTCCTGCGCTGGAGTGTTCTAGACTTTCACCGCATCATCCTGACCGTCATTAACAATGGCCAGGTGCGGACCTCGCCTAGCCACGCCCATCCCAGCGTGAGGCACCGGGGCAAACGCCCATTGGCTTTCGACGTCAGCTTAAAATGAATGCGATTGGACAATGTGCCTGTGAGTGTCTGTCGTGGGGAGTGAGCGGCGTGTGTGTGACTCGCTGTATGCTCTGGACTCTTGCAGGATAGTGTGGGCTCTCATCGGCAGTTCCGCATCCAGCAGAAGGGGGCGGTGTttgtcctggagggctgggaCCGGGAGTTCAGTAGCATCAGGGAGCTCATCGACAGCCTGAAGCCCTGCGTGCTCAAGTCTGGCCAGGACTCTTTTACTGTGCGGAAGTGCTGTCTGCCACGAGCcgaaggtgtgtgtgcgtgtgcgtgtgtgcgtgtgtgtgtgcgtgcgtgcgtgcgtgcgtgcgcatgttGGAACTATCAAATCTGTCATTAaaggtgtgtctgtatctggctgaactgtatgtcactgtgtgtgtgtgttacagagctTACAGACCTGACTGTAGTTCGGGGCCAGAAGTTCGACCCTGTCCGTGACTCGAATGCCCTGAACCTGAGCCAACTACGTTTCCACCAGATCAGAGACAAGGAGATCACACAGGTGAGTCCCCCTGTCTGCAGCTGTCTGCTTACCTCTGCATATACACCACTCTTACAACATTTCCCTTGCAACTACACAACCCTTACCCATACCCCCATACACcggcgctactcaactccacgtcctgctggCCTGCCGTACGCTACACCAACTGATTtctctaattattttacctgcttggttcagataataagccaAATAGTGAAATCAGCActcggtaggagcaaatacctgcagacactgtggcccacaggaTGTGGAGTAGCGCTGCTCTACAcctggggtgacatggctcaggcagtaggagcagtcgtctggcagtcggagggttgccggttcgattccctgcCCGGGCtgggacacctaacccccaaatgctcctgacgagctggtcggtgcgttgcatggcaaccaatcgccgtcggtgtgcgagtgtgtgtatgaatgggtgaatgagaagcatcaattgcacagcgctttggataaaggcgctatataaatgccaaccatttaccatttaccatttacaaagctGATCCGCTCCATTACCTCTACACAAACCTagaccccccccatccctctacACTCCTCCTTCTCTGTCCAGGTCACGTGTTTCCCTGGGCGCCACCTTGAGTTGACGAGAACGTTTCTGTGGGGCACGTTTCTCCTGTTCGCAGGACCAGAATTTAGGGCGGGGCACCAGGACCAGCATCTACTCTGGCTGGCTGCGGGTTGCAGCCGACGAAGAGGAGGACGACGACGGCTTCGGCGAGCGGAACAACAACCTGAGCAAAGGCAAGGGCATCCGCGTGGTGCTGAAGATCCTGGAGCAGAGCCACAGAGACATCGCGCTGGTGAGCGTCTCCGCCAACCTCCGCTGCCTTCCCTCTGCGTGGCTTTCATAAGCTCTTCTGCGCAGGGAATTCGCTCAATGAGAAATGTATATGTAAatgttctctccatctctccctctctcaggcgtTCTTTGAGACTGCTAGTCTGATGAGTCAGGTGTCTCACAGTCACCTGGTTTTTGTCCACGGAGTTTCTGTCAAAGGATCAGAGAGTGAGTAGCTCGCCCATCACCAGTGCATTCACAtctttcagccaatcacaggccccTTTCACATACCCTTAAGACCAATTTATAGTCCAGCATGAAACAGATCACCTGGTTTATACTATGGACAGCTTGGGTGCGCTTATATATTTTTGCTAAGGACAATGACCATTGTCTACGCCGGGCGACAATAGAACTTTCAGGAATGTTCTGCAATTTCAGTCGAGCGACACTAGCCTTCACCGTGGGTCAGACACTGCAAACCCTTCTTGGTCTTTTACTAACATTTCTGTGTGACCTTGTTGGCAGACATTATGGTGGAGGAGTTTGTGGAGTATGGGCCACTGGACATTTTCCTGCAGAAAGAGAGGGGCGTGGTCACTCCCCAGTGGAAGTTCACAGTTGCAAAGCAGCTGGCCAGTGCCCTGACCTACCTGGTGAGTCTAACGGCACTCCATCATTATAACTCAATGAATCTTTATGCCGTCCCCCTTGCCTCACGCtctgccaacccccccccccccgcaggagAACAAGCGTCTGGTGCATGGCAACGTTTGCGCCAAGAACATCCTCGTGGCTCGGAAGGGTTTGGAGTTGGGCACCGCCCCCTTTGTTAAACTTAGTGACCCAGGCATCGCCGTCACCGCCCTCTCCCGGGAAGGTACTGCCACAACCGCCGTCATCATCAGCTCTCTACATCACACTTCCCTGTGACCATCAGtacatagtggttaaggtacaggactgggacatgcaagttCGGTGGTTGAATCCCCCCAGCtgttgagcaaagcccttaaccctacattgctccagggaggattgtctcttgttTAGTCTAATAGCGTaaaataaaagcgtcagccaaattacacgtaatgtttttgtctgtgtatgAAGATTATTAGATTACTACATTTCTGACAAGATCCATATTCTAATAGTCCCAGTAGTAGTTTGTGATTTCCATCCTAGTTAGATTCTAGctagcatttttaaaaatgttttgtcaacTTCATTTTGAATCGAGTCACCGATTTCACTGATCTGTATTACATATGGACAGGCTGATGGactaaatgtacagtactgtgcagaggtCTTAGGCACCCAAGACTTTATTATAgatatatgtttatttgtttgtgtgtgttagtataaaacacatttgagatttccaaatattcattttccaaaagattacattttacagagacatttttgtatttaattaaacaaaGTAACTTTGTTTAATTAAGTAACTAACTTTTTACATAACTTGATcacggctgtctgagatcagaagcaaggagccaaccaaagtctgcagaagaactggcaagttctccaacatgcttggaacaacctccctgctgattgtcttagccaacgctgtcctgcagttttgacgctgaagggtggtcacaaaaaatattgatttgattcagtttttaactattctgccaaattactaaaatgtaatgtaaaatgtatagtacatttatttaggacctttcattgaattatttttgaaagaatctaacatacagaatgttatacaggtgccgaagacttttgcatagtactgtatGTGGATGTAGTGTCCATATGATGTAGAGATCTGTGAATGTGCACATTGGTGGAACATGAGGCTAGCGTGTACACTGTACCGTGTGCAGAGCGTGTTGTTCACCGAAGTGAGGCTAGCATGTTCATTGTTCCGTGTGCAGAGCGTGTGGAGCGTGTTCCCTGGCTGGCCCCAGAGTGCTTGTCTGACGCGCCGCGTCCAGGGAGCACGGCTGACCAGTGGAGCTTCGGAGCCACGCTGCTGGAGATCTGCAACGACGGAGTCCTGCCCATGAGCAAGTGCACGGTGGCAGAGGTACTGCTAACAGCCCCGCTAAAACCCTCGCTAACACCCCTAATGCTCCACGGCCTTCatggtgacccctgacccctgacccctgacccctgccccTTCCCTCCTACAGAAAGAGCGCTTTTACGAAACGAGGAGTCACCTCCCGGAGCCCGCATCCCAGGAACTGGCCAGCTTCATCGGCATGTGTCTGACCTACGACCCCGCAGAGAGACCGTCCTTCCCCACCATCCTCCGAGAGCTGACTGACCTGCAGTATAAGAGTAGGTTTCCCTCTTCATTTTGCTTTGGCAGGAGACATTTCCTGCTTAGTGTCACTGCCGCAGACCGGTGATTTAACGGCACCATTTTGTTGTGTCCGGTCAGACCCTGACATCTCCTCCAAGTTTGAGTCCGTCCCCGATGCAGACCCCAGCGTCTTTCACAAGCGCTACCTGAAGAAGATCCGAGACCTGGGAGAGGTAAggacgtgtgtgcgtgtgtgtgtgtgtgtttgtgtgtgtctgggtgaatTTTGGGAAGGTGATACTATGTAATTTACGGGCATTTTGGGAAGGTGatactgtgtgtatttcatGGGCATTTTGGGaaggtgctgttgtgtgtgtatttcagatGCATTTGGGaaggtgctgttgtgtgtgtatttcaggggCATTTTGGGAAGGTGCTGTTGTGGGTGTATTTCAGGGACATTTTGGGaaggtgctgttgtgtgtgtatttcaggggcattttgggaaggtgctgttgtgtgtgtatttcaggtgCATTTTGGGaaggtgctgttgtgtgtgtatttcagggacattttgggaaggtgcttttgtgtgtatttcaggGACATTTTGGGAAGGTGATGCTGTATGTGTATTTCAGGGACATTTTGGGaaggtgctgttgtgtgtgtatttcagggacattttgggaaggtgatactgtgtgtgtatttcaggaacattttgggaaggtgatactgtgtgtatttcagggacattttgggaaggcgatgctgtgtgtgtatttcagggaCATTTTGGGAAGGTGATACTGTGTATTTCAGGGACATTTTGGGAaggtgatgctgtgtgtgtatttcagggacattttgggaaggtgctgttgtgtgtgtatttcagggacattttgggaaggtgctgttgtgtgtgtatttcagggacattttgggaaggtgctgttgtgtgtgtatttcagggacattttgggaaggtgctgttgtgtgtgtatttcagggacattttgggaaggtgctgttgtgtgtgtatttcagggaCATTTTGGGAAGGTGATGCTGTATGTGTATTTCAGGGACATTTTGGGAAGGTGatactgtgtgtatttcagGGACATTTTGGGAAGGTGATGCTGTATGTGTATTTCAGGGACATTTTGGGaaggtgctgttgtgtgtgtatttcagggacattttgggaaggtgatactgtgtgtgtatttcaagaacattttgggaaggtgctgttgtgtgtgtatttcagggacattttgggaaggtgctgttgtgtgtgtatttcatggACATTTTGGGAAggggctgttgtgtgtgtatttcagggacattttgggaaggtgctgtgtgtgtgtgtgtgtatatttcagggacattttgggaaggtgctgtgtgtgtgtgtgtgtgtgtgtgtgtgtgtgtgtgtatttcagggacattttgggaaggtgctgtgtgtgtgtgtgtgtgtgtgtatttcagggacattttgggaaggtgctgtgtgtgtgtgtgtgtgtgtgtgtatttcagggacattttgggaaggtgctgtgtgtgtgtgtgtgtgtgtatttcagggacattttgggaaggtgctgttgtgtgtgtatttcaggggCATTTTGGGAAGGTGATGCTGTATGTGTATTTCAGGGGCATTTTGGGAAGGTGATGCTGTATGTGTATGACCCTGCCAATGACGGGACGGGAGAGTATGTGGCGGTGAAGGTGATGAAGCAGGAGAGCCGGGCCCAGCCCAACGGAGGCTGGAGGAAGGAGATCGACATCCTCAAGTCTCTCTGCCACCAGAACATCGTCAAGTACAAAGGCTGCTGCTCGGAACTCAGTGAGAGACCTCTCGGCACCTGCCACCTGTCTCCTTCTACTCACCTCTCTCTGccacaacacacagatacagcgcACGTTCTGAGCTTAAACTTCAGTTCACTTCAGTCCTGTTCTTTCTCACTTACACCCTTTCACTAACCTGTAACATTTACCATACCTATTTATCAGACCTGTGACCTTTCACACAGCTGTAGTCTTTATCAGGCCTGTTGTGGACCTGTAACCGAGAGGTAGCTGTTCTGCTGTGTGGGAGGCAGGAAGGTGAGCTGGCTGTGTGCGTCTCTGCAGGTGGGGAGGTTGTGCAGCTGATCATGGAGTATCTTCCGCTGGGTAGCCTCAGGGACTACCTGCCCAAACACCATGTGAACATGGCACAGATTCTCCTCTTTGCTGAACAGATCTGCCAGGTGAGCTCAGAGACCAGAGAGAGGTGCAGCGGTACTTGGTTATGTTCAGACTTTTTCATTGTGAACCGACCTTCACCATAATGCAATTAGGAATTGTGGGCCCAAGTTGGTACCACTGAAGTAACACACTGGTGACCACTTTCCAGtcgaaaatgtttatttatgatGCGCAATGACAGATTTGCGAGGGATGCAACCGACAAAGCCTTCCGTCTGAATCTCAACATATAATAACCACAAGTGAGGGTTTAAGTAGCCATGCCAGAGGTGTAATAAATGTCATGTGTAAACAGTGAGTTCAACTACAGTCAAAGCCTATATGTGGCCAGCTGTCCCTAACAGGGATGTTGCAGAGTATGCCTGTATTTGTGCGAGTGAATGTGTATTGAAGTAAATGTGAATGaagtaaaaccaaaaaaacaatttaatcaGAATAAAGCAATCGATGAGGTTGTAATAAATCTAAACCTAATAGCGCAAACCTGTTAACGCTCTCTTTATGTGAAGCTAAGAGTAAAGCTCCTATGATCCTCAGGGTATGGAGTACCTGCACTCCAAGCGTTACATCCACCGGGACCTGGCTGCCCGGAACGTTCTGGTGGAGAACGAGAACATGGTGAAGATCGGGGACTTCGGGCTCAGCAAGCACATCCCGGAGGGGGAGGTGTACTACCGGGTCCGAGAGGATGGAGACAGCCCCGTATTCTGGTGGGTTCTGCTATGGGCGCGTCCAGCTCTGCCATCATTGACTGTCTGTGCTTTAGTTTCTCTTGTAtacgtgcatctgtgtgtgattcTCTATACCAAACATATGTCACTGAGTGTCTGTGCATTAGTTTCTCTTGTAtacgtgcatctgtgtgtgattcTCTATACCAA
It encodes the following:
- the tyk2 gene encoding non-receptor tyrosine-protein kinase TYK2, with amino-acid sequence MRMSSRSHGEAPLGPGLHVFLFWTKEGERYLSHREGEVTAEELSILSAQQVGITPLCHSLFALYSPSSCCWYSPNHTFNPETSLVLHFRMRFYFRNWHGMSDKEPVVHRHALYTAGRPNPVTADTGHGGTPLLEQPSLEYLFAQSKFDFVNDVAPLPEARGEELSRFKNESLGMAVLHLSHEALLSGCTLQEVAKKISFQQCIPRSLEQLLTQDSWLTRLRIRRVFGQFVRSFQQHTVSAGRLGLQDLMYKYLSTLEHLAPGFGSETFPLAHLSLQSEWGGNSAYLSAPPSTPPTAVITHQVLVSGTGGIQWREVPQPEAPAAQENGSVGKGNRRARKRAKPLPPQQEGDAPINWNSFCDFPSIYHIRIAGSRVCVTLQDNLSMDMCLGSSLQARSFVSLVDGYFRLTAVPHHYLCHEVAPPRVVLSANNGLYGPMREDFALQRLRKESGESGVFLLRWSVLDFHRIILTVINNGQDSVGSHRQFRIQQKGAVFVLEGWDREFSSIRELIDSLKPCVLKSGQDSFTVRKCCLPRAEELTDLTVVRGQKFDPVRDSNALNLSQLRFHQIRDKEITQDQNLGRGTRTSIYSGWLRVAADEEEDDDGFGERNNNLSKGKGIRVVLKILEQSHRDIALAFFETASLMSQVSHSHLVFVHGVSVKGSENIMVEEFVEYGPLDIFLQKERGVVTPQWKFTVAKQLASALTYLENKRLVHGNVCAKNILVARKGLELGTAPFVKLSDPGIAVTALSREERVERVPWLAPECLSDAPRPGSTADQWSFGATLLEICNDGVLPMSKCTVAEKERFYETRSHLPEPASQELASFIGMCLTYDPAERPSFPTILRELTDLQYKNPDISSKFESVPDADPSVFHKRYLKKIRDLGEGHFGKVMLYVYDPANDGTGEYVAVKVMKQESRAQPNGGWRKEIDILKSLCHQNIVKYKGCCSELSGEVVQLIMEYLPLGSLRDYLPKHHVNMAQILLFAEQICQGMEYLHSKRYIHRDLAARNVLVENENMVKIGDFGLSKHIPEGEVYYRVREDGDSPVFWYAIECLRESKFSFSSDVWSFGVTLYELLTRCDHRQSPPTKFFEMMGTVQGQMTVMKLIELLERRRRLSCPRNCPQQVYLEMQHCWDADPSRRPSFSSLITSLGEIRKTYQQYPMIQLNQVNPC